The Coccidioides posadasii str. Silveira chromosome 3, complete sequence genome contains a region encoding:
- the PRP18 gene encoding mRNA splicing protein prp18 (BUSCO:458980at4751~EggNog:ENOG410PK4K~COG:A~BUSCO:11153at33183), producing the protein MDFASLMSKEIAKSKPPAKQSSQTEQNQQYVRRSELETARVAAYNAEQERLQREREERAERKRKLDEEEAERNRIREEKRRRLAEESRRRREAEEAAKEAERRKRLGLSVTPAEENGESGKEQTPLEGEEIVGQEEVVENLRSLGEPIRLFGESDKGRLKRYRRLVQRSATPQKQLSDGPIPTTLELLPEAEMKVPDKVPEDEEGKKYLFRQLASYFTMVLKEWEIALSKRDDSVKSTFQGRQAYNAMVQSRDNMKPLFKKFENADVEEGILGPIVEIVRNAQNRRYVDANDGYLRLSIGKAAWPIGVTMVGIHERSAREKLHEGGQDKAHIMSDEITRKFLQSIKRCLTFAQVRWPPDDQLQLMG; encoded by the exons ATGGATTTTGCCTCGTTAATGTCCAAAGAGATTGCCAAATCCAAACCACCAGCGAAACAATCCTCCCAGACGGAACAAAACCAGCAGTATGTGCGCCGTTCCGAACTTGAAACCGCACGCGTCGCCGCGTACAATGCAGAGCAGGAGAGATTACAAAGAGAACGAGAAGAGCGCGCGGAGCGAAAGAGAAAACTAGACGAGGAAGAGGCGGAGCGAAATAGGATCCGTGAGGAGAAGCGGCGGCGGCTTGCCGAGGAATCGAGACGGAGGAGAGAAGCGGAAGAGGCGGCGAAGGAGGCGGAGAGGAGGAAAAGGCTGGGGCTGAGTGTCACGCCTGCAGAGGAGAATGGTGAGAGTGGCAAGGAGCAGACGCCTTTGGAAGGCGAAGAGATTGTTGGCCAGGAAGAAGTTGTGGAGAATCTGAGGAGTCTGGGCGAACCGATTCGGTTATTCGGAGAGAGTGATAAGGGTCGGTTGAAGAGGTATAGACGCCTTGTGCAGAGATCCGCTACGCCGCAGAAGCAACTGTCCGATGGCCCGATACCTACGACTTTGGAGCTCCTTCCGGAGGCGGAAATGAAAGTACCAGACAAGGTCCcagaggatgaagaagggaaaaaatatcttttcaGACAGCTTGCGTCTTATTTTACGATGGTTTTAAAAGAGTGGGAAATTGCTTTGTCCAAGAGAGACGATAGCGTCAAAAGCACGTTTCAAGGCCGTCAGGCATACAATGCTATGGTGCAGTCGAGGGATAATATGAAACCTTTGTTCAAGAAGTTTGAAAATGCCGACGTTGAAGAGGGTATTTTAGGACCCATTGTCGAAATTGTTAGAAATGCGCAGAATCGCCGGTACGTCGATGCTAATGATGGGTATTTGAGATTGAGTATCGGAAAAGC CGCTTGGCCTATCGGTGTTACCATGGTTGGTATCCATGAACGTTCTGCACGGGAAAAGCTTCACGAAGGTGGTCAAGACAAAGCCCATATCATGAGTGATGAGATAACCaggaagttccttcaaaGTATTAAACGATGCCTTACCTTCGCACAAGTCCGCTGGCCGCCTGACGATCAGCTGCAGCTTATGGGTTGA
- the SSL2 gene encoding DNA repair helicase RAD25 (BUSCO:37573at4751~EggNog:ENOG410PH2J~COG:L~BUSCO:1642at33183), with translation MPPKRKAVDGSRVGRASKRATPVPSSTPQSVLSDDDYTDPGVQDSDVDGDNIKKVVEKFSLQTFSRDKKSQVLKQDPHFGYKDFSSLPLKPDHANRPLWIEPLKGTITLESFSPLASQAQDFLTTIAEPLSRPTHLHEYRLTGNSLYAAVSVGLLPADIINFLDRLSKTPLPETIKQFIVNFTKSYGKIKVVLKHNRFFVESSDPAMLQTLLQDEVIGAQRVENSEGIIQQAAPKMGGLVIPGTKDAAGLRQNPDQKPENGEGEAPPLKDDDLLVSLRDEDDDDEDQAQVHSFEIPNTSVEAVKARCQSMGCPALEEYDFRNDEINPTLDIDLKPNAQIRSYQEKSLSKMFGNGRAKSGIIVLPCGAGKTLVGITAACTIKKGTIVLCTSSMSVVQWRNEFLRWSNIDPNDIAIFTSDNKERFRRSTGIIVSTYSMVSQTRARSHDAEKMMDWMQSREWGLMILDEVHVVPASMFRKVTSAIATQTKLGLTATLLREDDKIKDLNFLIGPKLYEANWMELAEQGHIAKVQCAEVWCPMTTEFYTEYMREKSRKAALLYIMNPRKFQACQFLIDYHEKRGDKVIVFSDNVYALERYALKLNKAYIYGGTPQNERLRILENFQHNEQVNTIFLSKIGDTSLDLPEATCLIQISSHYGSRRQEAQRLGRILRAKRRNDEGFNAFFYSLVSKDTDEMYYSSKRQAFLVDQGYAFKVITHLQGIENLEGLAYATAAERRELLQEVMLQNETSAAVEEVVDDLFSERSGGPRAKAARKAAVKRSAATLSGLAGGEDMAYIEHNKSRNKQLKEKVSHHPLFRKFERERQKRKKLLQEGR, from the exons ATGCCTCCCAAAAGAAAGGCTGTCGATG GCTCCCGGGTAGGAAGAGCCTCAAAGCGCGCCACGCCGGTCCCGAGTTCCACACCACAGAGCGTTCTTAGCGATGATGATTACACAGACCCCGGTGTGCAGGATTCCGATGTGGATGGAGATAATATAAAAA AGGTCGTGGAGAAGTTCTCCCTCCAGACCTTTAGCCGCGACAAGAAGTCCCAGGTATTAAAACAAGATCCTCATTTTGGGTATAAGGATTTTTCGTCCTTGCCATTGAAGCCCGACCATGCGAATAGACCACTATGGATTGAGCCCTTGAAGGGAACGATCACCTTGGAGAGCTTCTCGCCGTTAGCCTCGCAAGCGCAAGACTTTCTTACTACGATAGCCGAGCCCCTATCTCGTCCTACACATCTTCATGAATATAGATTGACCGGAAATAGTCTCTACGCTGCTGTATCGGTGGGGCTGCTGCCCGCAGACATCATTAACTTTCTCGATCGACTTTCGAAAACGCCGCTCCCTGAGACCATAAAGCAGTTTATCGTGAATTTCACAAAGTCCTATGGGAAGATTAAAGTTGTTCTAAAACATAATCGATTTTTTGTCGAAAGCTCCGATCCAGCGATGCTGCAGACGTTGCTACAAGATGAAGTTATCGGTGCGCAGAGGGTCGAAAACTCAGAGGGCATTATACAGCAAGCTGCTCCAAAAATGGGCGGGCTGGTTATCCCTGGGACAAAGGATGCTGCCGGCCTTAGGCAAAATCCTGACCAGAAACCTGAAAatggagaaggagaagctCCTCCACTCAAGGACGATGATTTATTGGTCTCGCTAAGAGACGaggacgacgatgatgaggATCAGGCGCAGGTACATAGTTTTGAAATTCCTAACACAAGTGTGGAAGCCGTGAAAGCGCGATGTCAGAGTATGGGTTGTCCGGCATTGGAAGAATACGATTTTCGCAATGACGAGATAAACCCGACCTTGGATATTGATCTTAAGCCCAACGCCCAAATCCGGAGCTATCAGGAAAAAAGTTTAAGTAAAATGTTTGGAAACGGTCGAGCGAAGAGTGGAATCATCGTCTTGCCCTGCGGAGCAGGAAAGACTCTAGTTGGGATTACTGCGGCGTGCACAATCAAGAAAGGAACTATAGTTCTGTGCACAAGTTCCATGTCGGTCGTTCAATGGCGCAATGAATTTTTACGATGGTCGAATATTGATCCTAATGACATCGCTATATTTACCTCTGACAATAAGGAAAGGTTCAGAAGAAGTACTGGTATCATCGTTTCGACATACTCTATGGTTTCGCAAACTCGCGCTAGATCTCATGATGCCGAGAAGATGATGGATTGGATGCAATCTAGGGAATGGGGTTTAATGATCCTGGACGAAGTCCATGTCGTGCCCGCATCCATGTTCCGAAAGGTCACCTCTGCTATCGCCACCCAGACAAAGCTTGGTTTGACGGCGACGTTGCTGAGAGAAGACGACAAGATCAAGGATCTTAACTTCCTTATTGGACCTAAACTCTATGAAGCCAACTGGATGGAACTGGCGGAGCAAGGTCACATCGCTAAAGTCCAATGTGCAGAAGTCTGGTGCCCCATGACAACAGAATTCTATACTGAATATATGCGTGAAAAGTCGAGAAAGGCTGCTCTGCTATATATCATGAATCCAAGGAAGTTCCAGGCATGTCAATTTCTGATCGACTATCATGAGAAACGCGGAGATAAGGTTATCGTCTTTTCCGATAATGTCTACGCGTTGGAGCGATATGCCTTGAAGTTGAACAAGGCATATATCTATGGAGGGACTCCACAAAACGAGCGTTTGCGAATTCTGGAAAATTTCCAACACAATGAGCAGGTGAATACAATATTCCTCTCAAAGATTGGAGATACCTCCTTGGATCTTCCAGAGGCGACCTGCCTGATCCAAATATCATCTCACTACGGCTCTCGACGTCAAGAGGCTCAGAGATTAGGACGCATCCTCCGGGCTAAACGCAGAAATGATGAAGGTTTTAACGCCTTTTTCTACTCGTTAGTCTCCAAGGATACGGATGAAATGTACTATTCCTCTAAGCGACAGGCATTTTTGGTCGATCAGGGTTATGCTTTTAAGGTCATCACGCATCTCCAAGGTATTGAGAACCTCGAGGGTCTCGCGTATGCTACCGCAGCGGAACGTCGTGAGCTCTTACAGGAAGTCATGTTGCAGAATGAAACGTCTGCGGCCGTTGAAGAAGTAGTCGATGACCTATTTAGCGAACGTTCTGGCGGGCCGAGGGCTAAAGCCGCTAGAAAAGCTGCTGTGAAACGCAGTGCTGCCACGCTCAGCGGGCTCGCAGGTGGCGAAGATATGGCTTACATTGAGCATAATAAGAGCAGAAATAAACAACTGAAGGAGAAAGTAAGCCATCATCCGCTGTTCAGGAAATTTGAAAGGGAGAGACAGAAGCGAAAGAAACTCTTGCAGGAAGGCCGATAA
- a CDS encoding uncharacterized protein (EggNog:ENOG410PPTK~COG:S~TransMembrane:1 (o6-25i)~BUSCO:16666at33183), with product MNTIRSTWIGWGSLCVAGAGAYYFAKRSINADRLSRHEAAQRAKQEASKREAEARAPPSTISKPPFAVPPTPGASSSNEIQEAAGGGKIAKSISANAFGQDDVGSPSEEMGHDPAATRHEPDTESQRVSEKGKYEAAELFRSRKGDRFS from the exons ATGAATACT ATTCGATCTACCTG GATTGGCTGGGGCTCCCTATGTGTTG CTGGTGCCGGCGCATACTACTTTGCCAAACGCTCCATAAACGCTGATCGACTCTCTCGTCACGAAGCCGCCCAACGAGCCAAACAGGAGGCCTCCAAAAGAGAGGCCGAGGCCAGAGCCCCTCCGTCAACGATATCTAAGCCGCCATTTGCCGTTCCCCCTACACCCGGTGCTTCATCATCAAATGAAATCCAGGAGGCGGCCGGTGGTGGTAAAATAGCAAAGAGCATATCCGCAAATGCATTCGGTCAGGATGATGTAGGTAGTCCCAGCGAGGAGATGGGCCATGATCCGGCGGCGACAAGGCATGAGCCGGACACCGAATCACAACGCGTCTCAGAAAAGGGGAAGTACGAAGCTGCCGAGCTGTTTCGGTCGAGAAAAGGGGATCGATTCAGCTAA